GTAGGGTAAATGCGTACCTTTGACACATTATAAATTAAGATTATGGCTGCTAAAAAGGGAAAAGTACAGGAAGCGATTGACGATAAATTACTACAGGAGAGAAAAGTGTTTTTGTGGGGTATGGTTGATGATGATTCGGCCAAACATGTTATCGACAGGTTACTGTATCTCGATATGCAAAATAACAAGGAAATTCAACTCTATATCAATAGCCCGGGAGGATATGTTACCTCAGGATTTTCAATTTACGATACTATTAAGTCATTAAAGAGTCCGGTATCAACCATTTGCACTGGCCTGGCTGCATCAATGGGATCTATTCTGCT
This DNA window, taken from Muriicola soli, encodes the following:
- a CDS encoding ClpP family protease, giving the protein MAAKKGKVQEAIDDKLLQERKVFLWGMVDDDSAKHVIDRLLYLDMQNNKEIQLYINSPGGYVTSGFSIYDTIKSLKSPVSTICTGLAASMGSILLSVGKKGRRFIQPHARVMIHQPSGGARGQASNIEIQAKEIIKTKELGAKILAENCGQTFEKIMKDFNRDYWMGAEESVEYGIVDGIMK